From the Manihot esculenta cultivar AM560-2 chromosome 3, M.esculenta_v8, whole genome shotgun sequence genome, one window contains:
- the LOC122723245 gene encoding desmethyl-deoxy-podophyllotoxin synthase-like translates to MEQNQFLAFPILFTSFIFFFMVLKVRRRSKTNLSTTNLPPGPSKLPIIGNMHQLIGSRPHYRLRDLANQYGSIMHLQLGEVSNIVISSPEAAKQVMKTHDIVFAQRPSLVAASIIFYNFSDIVFSPYSDNWRQLRKICILELLSAKRVQSYRSIREEEVSNLISTITTSAGQPVNFSRKLFSLTYGITARATFGKKCKDQEEFIPLVEQIIEVVGGFNIADLFPSMKLLHVISAPMSRLVRLHREADRIIENVIDDHRARKKTSKTDSEVEEDDLVDVLLRLQEQGNLEFPLTNDNIKAVILEIFIAGSETSSTTVEWAMSEMLRNPRVMEKAQEEVRRVFDKKGYVDETEIHELKYLKSVIKETLRLHPSAPLIPREGRERCEINGYEIPAKTKVIVNAWAINRDTNHWTEAETFYPERFLDSSIDYKGNNFEFIPFGGGRRMCPGILFGIANVELPLAQFLYHFDWKLPNGLKAECLDMMESFGATVRRKNDLHLIPILYKQSLTTC, encoded by the exons ATGGAGCAGAACCAATTCCTTGCCTTCCCAATATTGTTCACctccttcatcttcttctttatgGTTCTCAAGGTACGGAGAAGGTCAAAAACCAACCTCTCCACCACAAATCTACCCCCGGGACCAAGCAAGCTACCTATTATAGGGAACATGCATCAGCTTATTGGCTCTCGACCTCATTATCGCCTAAGAGACTTGGCCAACCAATATGGTAGCATCATGCATCTTCAGCTTGGTGAAGTTTCCAATATAGTGATTTCTTCACCAGAAGCTGCAAAACAAGTGATGAAGACTCATGATATCGTGTTTGCTCAGAGGCCTTCTCTCGTAGCTGCtagtattatattttataacttCTCAGACATTGTTTTTTCACCTTATTCAGATAACTGGAGACAGCTGCGAAAAATTTGTATATTGGAATTGCTAAGCGCAAAGCGTGTGCAATCATACAGATCGATCAGGGAAGAGGAGGTATCAAATTTGATCAGTACAATAACTACTTCTGCAGGGCAGCCCGTCAACTTTAGCAGGAAGCTTTTTTCTTTAACTTATGGCATCACTGCTCGTGCTACCTTCGGAAAGAAATGCAAAGACCAAGAGGAATTCATTCCACTTGTTGAGCAAATTATAGAGGTGGTGGGAGGATTCAATATAGCAGATTTGTTCCCTTCCATGAAATTACTCCATGTAATTAGTGCGCCGATGTCTAGACTCGTGAGGCTGCATCGAGAAGCAGACAGGATCATTGAAAACGTCATTGATGATCACAGAGCTAGGAAGAAAACATCAAAGACAGACAGCGAGGTTGAAGAAGATGACCTTGTTGATGTCCTTTTGAGGCTTCAGGAGCAAGGAAACCTTGAATTTCCATTGACAAACGACAACATTAAAGCAGTCATCCTG GAAATTTTCATCGCTGGCAGTGAGACATCATCAACAACAGTAGAGTGGGCGATGTCCGAAATGCTGAGGAATCCGAGAGTGATGGAGAAGGCACAAGAAGAGGTCAGAAGGGTATTTGATAAAAAAGGATATGTGGATGAAACGGAGATCCATGAACTGAAATATTTGAAGTCGGTAATAAAAGAAACTTTGAGATTACACCCTTCTGCTCCTTTGATTCCAAGAGAAGGCAGAGAGAGATGTGAGATTAATGGGTATGAGATACCAGCCAAAACCAAAGTGATTGTTAATGCATGGGCAATTAACAGGGATACAAATCACTGGACTGAAGCTGAGACATTCTATCCAGAAAGATTCCTTGATAGTTCGATTGATTACAAGGGGAACAACTTTGAGTTTATTCCATTTGGTGGTGGAAGGAGGATGTGTCCTGGAATATTGTTTGGGATAGCAAACGTTGAGCTTCCACTTGCACAATTTCTGTATCATTTTGACTGGAAACTTCCTAATGGATTGAAGGCTGAATGTCTAGATATGATGGAGTCTTTTGGGGCTACAGTTCGAAGGAAAAACGATCTGCATTTGATCCCCATTCTATATAAACAATCCTTAACTACCTGTTAA